A single region of the Massilia sp. erpn genome encodes:
- a CDS encoding acyl-CoA thioesterase, whose amino-acid sequence MHWSAHELTMTVLMTPDMANFSGNVHGGAILKLLDSVAYACASRYSGSYVVTLSVDQVMFLQPIHVGELVTFLASVNYTGTTSMEVGIRVVTENIQQRLVRHANSCYFTMVAVDKDRKPLAVPPLVPETPEQVARFDAAKARKAARQQVSAAKKKP is encoded by the coding sequence ATGCACTGGTCGGCCCACGAACTGACGATGACGGTCTTGATGACCCCCGATATGGCCAATTTCTCCGGCAATGTGCACGGCGGCGCCATCCTCAAGCTGCTCGACAGCGTGGCGTATGCCTGCGCCAGCCGCTATTCGGGCAGTTATGTGGTCACGCTGTCGGTGGACCAGGTGATGTTCCTGCAGCCCATCCATGTGGGCGAGCTGGTGACTTTCCTGGCCTCGGTCAACTACACCGGCACCACCTCGATGGAAGTGGGCATCCGCGTCGTGACGGAAAACATCCAGCAGCGCCTGGTGCGCCACGCCAACAGCTGCTACTTCACCATGGTCGCCGTGGACAAGGACCGCAAGCCGCTCGCCGTGCCGCCGCTGGTGCCGGAAACGCCGGAGCAGGTCGCCCGCTTTGACGCAGCCAAGGCGCGCAAGGCGGCGCGCCAGCAGGTCAGCGCGGCGAAGAAAAAACCTTAA
- a CDS encoding pitrilysin family protein: MRWKILAASIALGAAASAQAALSADQVKSFTLQNGMKFIVLESSNIPNANMYTFWKVGSRNEAPGTTGLSHFFEHMMFNGSKNYGPKMFDRTMEAKGGANNAYTNSDVTVYQDWFPASSLETVFKLEGDRIAHLSIDPKVVESERGVVLSERSTGLENSNMRMLMEQLNSVAYTAHPYSWPVIGVESDIKAWTQQDLKNYFQTYYAPNNAVSVIVGDVKFDEVKKLASKYFGTIPKRAAPPAVRTVEPEQSGERRLFVTKPSATSPNLMVAYKAPNASHADVYALEILMDVLTQGKTSRLYKALVEQQLATSVSTMSTDGFDPGLIYLNAVAAANVDAGKLEQALLAEVDKLIKEGVSEQELQKVKNRKLLDLYRAQETINGKAQQLGNYEVFFGDYRKMFDAPAHYEKLNAADIQAVAAKYLKKSQRTVGVLAAKEE, from the coding sequence ATGAGGTGGAAAATCCTGGCTGCCAGCATCGCTCTGGGCGCGGCAGCCTCCGCGCAGGCCGCACTGTCGGCCGATCAGGTGAAATCGTTTACCTTGCAAAACGGCATGAAGTTCATCGTGTTGGAAAGCAGCAACATCCCCAACGCGAATATGTACACCTTCTGGAAGGTCGGTTCGCGCAACGAGGCACCAGGCACCACCGGCCTGTCCCACTTCTTCGAACACATGATGTTCAACGGCTCGAAGAACTATGGCCCGAAGATGTTCGACCGCACCATGGAAGCCAAGGGCGGCGCCAACAATGCCTATACCAATAGCGATGTGACGGTGTACCAGGACTGGTTCCCCGCCTCCTCGCTGGAAACCGTGTTCAAGCTGGAAGGCGACCGCATCGCCCACCTGAGCATCGATCCGAAGGTGGTGGAGAGCGAGCGCGGCGTGGTGCTGTCCGAGCGCAGCACCGGCCTGGAAAACTCGAATATGCGCATGCTGATGGAACAGCTGAACAGCGTGGCCTACACTGCCCATCCCTACTCCTGGCCGGTGATCGGCGTGGAGTCCGACATCAAGGCCTGGACCCAGCAGGATCTGAAGAACTACTTCCAGACTTACTACGCACCGAATAACGCGGTCTCCGTGATCGTGGGTGACGTCAAGTTCGACGAGGTGAAAAAGCTCGCCAGCAAATACTTCGGCACCATTCCGAAGCGCGCCGCGCCGCCCGCCGTGCGCACGGTGGAACCGGAACAGAGCGGCGAACGCCGCCTGTTCGTGACCAAGCCTTCGGCCACCTCGCCCAATCTGATGGTGGCGTACAAAGCGCCGAATGCCAGCCATGCCGACGTGTATGCGCTGGAGATTCTGATGGACGTGCTCACCCAGGGCAAGACTTCACGCCTGTACAAGGCGCTGGTGGAGCAGCAGCTGGCCACCTCGGTCAGCACCATGAGCACCGACGGTTTCGATCCGGGCCTGATTTACCTGAACGCGGTGGCCGCCGCCAATGTCGATGCGGGCAAGCTGGAACAAGCCCTGCTGGCCGAAGTCGATAAGCTCATCAAGGAAGGCGTCAGCGAGCAGGAACTGCAAAAGGTCAAGAACCGCAAGCTGCTCGACCTCTACCGCGCCCAGGAAACCATCAACGGCAAGGCCCAGCAGCTGGGCAATTACGAGGTGTTCTTCGGCGACTACCGCAAGATGTTCGATGCTCCCGCGCACTACGAAAAGCTGAACGCGGCGGACATCCAGGCCGTCGCCGCCAAATACCTGAAGAAATCGCAGCGCACCGTGGGCGTGCTGGCCGCCAAGGAGGAATAA
- a CDS encoding pitrilysin family protein — protein sequence MKKLIVMSLLGAAAGAAQIPASAAEFRLPAFETGKLSNGLTIYLMERHDVPLIAVRAVVKAGAVDDAQQAGLSNLTGDALLLGTQKHKKAEIDQAFDFRGAVLAGGASTEQTTVQANFARADAAELLPLFAEIVQQPSFDAAELEKMRARKVAGLKQQKESPRKVVGNYYLSMLFGGGAYANPAAGTVNSVSALKQDDVKGFHQRYYRPDNAAIVVVGDFKASEMRRQLESLFGQWQASGPALPAQDNGGVQAGKARVWLVDKADAIETTFLLGGKGITRNDPDYVPLQVVNTVLGGRFTSWLNDELRVNSGLTYGANSSFMPLSQAGTFQISSFTATPKTEAALDLALKTYQRLWDKGIDKATLESAKAYVKGQLPPRFETSEQLAGLLGDMYALNVGREQFDNFMRDVDSLTPERAKQLVDKHFPRNNLQMVLIGKAEAIRKLAAKYGEVTELPITADGFKPVAQ from the coding sequence ATGAAGAAACTGATCGTTATGAGCCTGCTGGGCGCGGCTGCCGGCGCGGCGCAGATTCCCGCCAGCGCGGCCGAATTCCGCCTGCCGGCCTTCGAGACCGGCAAGCTGTCGAACGGCCTGACCATCTACCTGATGGAGCGCCATGATGTGCCGCTGATCGCCGTGCGCGCCGTGGTGAAAGCCGGCGCCGTCGACGACGCGCAGCAGGCCGGCCTGTCCAACCTGACCGGCGATGCCCTGCTGCTCGGCACGCAAAAGCATAAGAAGGCCGAGATCGACCAGGCCTTCGACTTCCGCGGCGCCGTGCTGGCGGGCGGCGCCAGCACCGAACAAACCACGGTGCAGGCCAACTTCGCACGCGCCGACGCGGCCGAGCTGCTGCCCCTGTTCGCCGAAATCGTGCAGCAGCCCAGCTTCGATGCGGCCGAGCTGGAAAAGATGCGCGCCCGTAAGGTCGCAGGCCTGAAACAGCAGAAGGAAAGCCCGCGCAAGGTGGTCGGCAACTACTACCTCAGCATGCTGTTCGGCGGCGGCGCCTATGCCAACCCGGCCGCCGGCACCGTCAACAGCGTCTCCGCCTTGAAGCAGGACGATGTGAAGGGTTTCCATCAGCGCTACTACCGTCCAGACAATGCCGCCATCGTGGTGGTGGGCGACTTCAAGGCCAGCGAGATGCGCCGACAGCTGGAAAGCCTGTTCGGCCAATGGCAGGCCAGCGGCCCGGCGCTGCCAGCCCAGGACAATGGCGGGGTGCAGGCCGGGAAAGCGCGCGTCTGGCTGGTGGACAAGGCCGACGCCATCGAAACCACCTTCCTGCTCGGCGGCAAAGGCATCACCCGCAACGATCCGGACTATGTACCGCTGCAGGTGGTAAACACGGTGCTGGGCGGCCGTTTCACCTCCTGGCTGAACGACGAACTGCGCGTGAACTCGGGCCTGACCTATGGCGCCAACAGCAGCTTCATGCCGCTGTCGCAGGCTGGCACCTTCCAGATCTCCAGCTTCACCGCCACCCCGAAAACCGAGGCGGCGCTGGACCTGGCGCTGAAAACCTATCAGCGCCTGTGGGACAAGGGCATCGACAAGGCCACGCTGGAATCGGCCAAGGCTTATGTGAAGGGCCAATTACCGCCGCGCTTTGAAACCAGCGAGCAGCTGGCCGGCCTGCTGGGCGATATGTACGCGCTCAACGTGGGCCGCGAGCAGTTCGACAACTTCATGAGGGATGTCGACAGCCTGACACCGGAACGCGCCAAGCAGCTGGTGGACAAGCACTTCCCGCGCAATAACCTGCAAATGGTACTGATCGGGAAAGCGGAAGCGATCCGCAAGCTGGCCGCCAAGTATGGCGAGGTGACGGAGCTGCCGATCACCGCCGACGGCTTCAAGCCTGTGGCCCAATAA
- a CDS encoding DJ-1/PfpI family protein, translated as MSSEASMPAGAPTDIVMLVYPGMTALDMVAPQLVFSNLPNARVHLVWKNLEAVACDTGFAILPTATLADCPQRPTVLFVPGSKGATWALMQDEEVLDFLRRCGAAADWVSSVCTGSLLLAAAGLLQGYCATSHWGVRELLAEMGATPCDARVVEDRNRLTGGGVTAGMDFALTLAARLYDEPFARILQLLIEYDPQPPFGPGHPQHVDAAVLQSASALYSEEVALAAHAARAAGHALISGESPRSVI; from the coding sequence ATGAGTAGCGAAGCAAGCATGCCGGCCGGCGCCCCCACCGATATCGTGATGCTGGTCTATCCCGGCATGACGGCGCTCGATATGGTGGCGCCGCAACTGGTCTTTTCCAATCTGCCCAACGCCCGCGTGCATCTGGTCTGGAAAAACCTGGAAGCGGTGGCGTGCGACACCGGCTTCGCCATCCTGCCCACGGCTACGCTGGCCGACTGTCCGCAGCGTCCCACCGTGCTGTTCGTCCCCGGCAGCAAGGGCGCGACCTGGGCCTTGATGCAGGACGAAGAGGTGTTGGACTTCCTGCGCCGCTGCGGCGCCGCAGCCGATTGGGTCAGCAGCGTATGCACCGGCTCCCTGCTGCTGGCGGCGGCCGGTCTGCTGCAAGGCTATTGCGCCACCTCGCACTGGGGCGTGCGCGAACTGCTGGCGGAAATGGGCGCCACGCCTTGCGATGCGCGCGTGGTGGAAGACCGCAACCGCTTGACTGGCGGCGGCGTCACGGCCGGCATGGACTTTGCGTTGACCCTGGCCGCGCGCCTGTACGACGAGCCGTTCGCGCGCATCCTGCAATTGCTGATCGAATACGATCCCCAGCCGCCTTTCGGCCCCGGCCACCCGCAGCATGTCGACGCGGCAGTCCTGCAGAGCGCCAGCGCCCTGTATAGCGAGGAAGTCGCGTTGGCGGCGCATGCGGCGCGCGCCGCCGGCCACGCCTTGATATCTGGAGAAAGCCCCCGATCTGTCATTTAG
- a CDS encoding GlxA family transcriptional regulator, translated as MSKRLAAPRRIVFVATDLAEELDLFGSVAAFRAANRSPALKGPAYRIEIVSGARMAAIAGNCGITLLSNGSCFDLRGAIDTLIVVSGEHAHQPHSKELLAWLAAHGPKARRLVSICTGAFVLAQAGLLDGRRVTTHWSRAAMLAERFPAADVSANELWVKDGPVYTSAGVTAGIDLTLALIEDDIGAPAALEVARGLVVFLRRPGGQAQFSVTLAAQQAHTPAIRDLQAWLPEHLAEDLNVQRLADRAAMSARHFARVFRRELGDTPAAYVQRLRLEQARWMLEDGSWSIERIAALCGFSDAQLMRRALKRALGVSPGQYRSLHHAPPA; from the coding sequence ATGAGCAAACGCCTCGCCGCACCCCGCCGCATTGTCTTTGTCGCCACCGATCTGGCGGAAGAGCTGGATCTCTTCGGTTCCGTCGCGGCCTTCCGCGCCGCCAACCGCAGTCCGGCGCTGAAGGGCCCGGCCTACCGCATCGAGATCGTCTCCGGCGCGCGCATGGCGGCCATCGCCGGCAATTGCGGTATCACCCTGCTCAGCAACGGCTCCTGCTTCGACCTGCGCGGCGCCATCGACACCCTGATCGTGGTCAGCGGCGAGCATGCCCACCAGCCGCACAGCAAGGAGCTGCTGGCCTGGCTGGCGGCGCATGGCCCGAAGGCGCGCCGCCTGGTCTCGATCTGCACCGGCGCCTTCGTACTGGCCCAGGCCGGGCTGCTGGACGGGCGGCGCGTCACCACGCACTGGAGCCGCGCCGCCATGCTGGCCGAGCGCTTTCCCGCCGCCGACGTGTCGGCCAATGAGCTGTGGGTCAAGGACGGCCCGGTCTACACCTCGGCCGGCGTGACCGCCGGTATCGACCTGACCCTGGCCTTGATCGAGGACGATATCGGCGCGCCGGCGGCGCTGGAGGTGGCGCGCGGCCTGGTGGTCTTCCTGCGCCGCCCGGGCGGCCAGGCCCAGTTCAGCGTCACGCTGGCGGCGCAGCAGGCCCATACGCCCGCCATCCGCGACCTGCAAGCCTGGCTGCCCGAACATCTGGCCGAGGATTTGAACGTGCAGCGCCTGGCCGACCGCGCCGCCATGAGCGCGCGCCATTTTGCGCGCGTGTTCCGGCGCGAGCTGGGCGACACGCCGGCCGCCTATGTGCAGCGCCTGCGCCTGGAACAGGCGCGCTGGATGCTGGAAGATGGCAGCTGGAGCATCGAGCGCATCGCCGCCTTATGCGGCTTTTCCGATGCGCAGCTGATGCGGCGCGCGCTGAAACGGGCGCTGGGCGTCTCGCCCGGCCAGTACCGCAGCCTGCATCACGCCCCGCCCGCCTAG
- a CDS encoding ATP-binding protein, with product MMLNRVNAGSVRARLILMALATTFVALLVAAGCMLLYDARSFQQTWASDLTAQAEIVAMASVPALNFNDPAAARQNLALLRVRPAIHAGAIYTARDAMFAAYAQSAQETPVFPARPGPAGYHVEDGRMTVCQPILDNGEVIGHVYLSAQYPLLERIGRYGAILGGVMLGSLLLAALVASRLQAGITRPLAAVTGVAREVRQRRDFSLRVPPAGSGEIATLVDAFNDMLAEVGRRSCALQEANRTLEHEMAVRQSAEHALLQADRRKDEFLATLAHELRNPLAPIRTGLDIMRINAADGKAIDKARAIMERQLKQMVRLVDDLLDVSRINTGKLTISKEGLDLQSVVGDAVESARPFIEGQNHELTVSLPPQPVWLLGDATRLAQVLSNLLNNAAKYTVRGGRIALEGTVGGGQLKLSVRDNGIGIAPQMLGHIFEMFTQADSSLERSSAGLGVGLSLARRLVELHGGTIQAFSKGLGQGSEFVILLPLAGAPATEAPRPAAPPRTRRLLRILLADDNVDFVNGIGTLLRSMGHTVHISHDGVQALAAAEAFAPDIAFLDIGLPQLNGYDLARALRRLPALRKALLVAVTGWGQQKDRQQAFDAGFDLHVVKPISFERIQAILAGERQEQALIQH from the coding sequence ATGATGCTCAATCGCGTAAACGCCGGCTCGGTGCGCGCCCGCCTGATCCTGATGGCGCTGGCCACCACCTTTGTGGCCTTGCTGGTGGCCGCCGGCTGCATGCTGCTGTACGACGCGCGCAGCTTCCAGCAGACCTGGGCCAGCGACCTGACGGCGCAGGCGGAAATCGTGGCGATGGCCAGCGTGCCGGCGCTGAACTTCAACGACCCGGCGGCCGCGCGCCAGAACCTGGCCCTGCTGCGCGTGCGTCCGGCGATACACGCCGGCGCCATCTACACAGCGCGCGACGCCATGTTCGCCGCCTATGCGCAGTCGGCGCAGGAAACGCCGGTATTCCCGGCCCGTCCCGGCCCGGCCGGCTACCATGTCGAAGACGGCCGCATGACGGTCTGCCAGCCGATCCTGGACAATGGTGAAGTCATCGGCCATGTCTATCTGAGCGCGCAATACCCGCTGCTGGAGCGCATTGGCCGCTATGGTGCGATTCTCGGTGGCGTGATGCTGGGCAGCCTGCTGCTGGCGGCCCTGGTGGCGTCGCGGCTGCAGGCGGGCATTACCCGGCCGCTGGCCGCCGTCACCGGCGTGGCGCGCGAGGTGCGCCAGCGCCGCGATTTTTCGCTGCGCGTGCCGCCGGCCGGCAGCGGCGAGATCGCCACCCTGGTCGATGCCTTCAACGATATGCTGGCCGAGGTGGGGCGCCGCTCCTGTGCCCTGCAGGAGGCCAACCGTACGCTGGAACATGAGATGGCCGTGCGCCAGAGCGCCGAACATGCGCTGCTGCAGGCCGACCGGCGCAAGGACGAATTCCTGGCCACCCTGGCGCATGAGCTGCGCAATCCGCTGGCGCCCATCCGTACCGGCCTGGACATCATGCGCATCAATGCGGCCGACGGCAAGGCCATCGACAAGGCGCGCGCCATCATGGAACGCCAGCTGAAGCAGATGGTGCGCCTGGTCGACGACCTGCTCGACGTTTCGCGCATCAATACCGGCAAGCTCACCATCAGCAAGGAGGGGCTGGACCTGCAGTCCGTGGTGGGCGACGCGGTGGAAAGCGCGCGGCCCTTCATCGAAGGGCAGAACCACGAGCTGACGGTGAGCCTGCCGCCGCAGCCGGTGTGGCTGCTGGGCGACGCCACCCGGCTGGCGCAAGTGTTGTCGAACCTGCTCAACAACGCCGCCAAGTACACGGTGCGCGGCGGCCGCATCGCGCTGGAAGGGACGGTGGGCGGCGGCCAGCTCAAACTCAGCGTGCGCGATAACGGCATCGGCATCGCGCCGCAGATGCTGGGCCATATCTTCGAGATGTTCACCCAGGCCGATTCCTCGCTGGAGCGCAGTTCGGCGGGGCTGGGCGTGGGTCTGTCGCTGGCGCGGCGCCTGGTGGAGCTGCACGGCGGCACCATCCAGGCTTTCAGCAAGGGGCTGGGGCAGGGCAGCGAATTTGTGATCCTGCTGCCGCTGGCCGGGGCGCCGGCGACGGAGGCGCCGCGTCCCGCCGCGCCTCCGCGTACCCGGCGCCTGCTGCGCATCCTGCTGGCTGACGATAATGTCGATTTCGTCAATGGCATCGGCACGTTGCTGCGCTCCATGGGCCATACCGTGCATATCAGCCACGACGGCGTGCAGGCCCTGGCGGCGGCCGAAGCTTTCGCCCCCGATATCGCCTTCCTCGACATCGGTCTGCCGCAATTGAATGGCTACGATCTGGCGCGCGCGCTGCGCCGCCTGCCCGCGCTGCGCAAGGCGCTGCTGGTGGCGGTGACGGGCTGGGGCCAGCAGAAAGACCGTCAGCAAGCCTTCGACGCCGGTTTCGACCTGCATGTGGTGAAGCCGATCAGCTTCGAGCGCATCCAGGCCATCCTGGCCGGCGAGCGCCAGGAGCAGGCGCTGATCCAGCACTAG
- a CDS encoding YfiR family protein — MRLAPGLPGRLFVLVCLLCALSCIAGGAPPANVAAPTLERSVKAAFLYKFLGYVEFPAVDAGTPLTVGVVDADDVAAELGRITAGRTVSNRVIAVRTLNEGDALAGLNILFVGADTEKPAQWLRAAQQHSVLGISETDSGLQQGAVINFRVVDERVRFEVSLPAAEKSNLKLSSRLLSVAYQIQKGP; from the coding sequence GTGAGGCTAGCCCCCGGTCTGCCGGGCCGCTTGTTTGTGCTGGTGTGCCTGCTGTGCGCGCTGAGCTGCATCGCCGGCGGCGCGCCCCCGGCCAATGTGGCGGCGCCAACGCTGGAACGCAGCGTGAAAGCTGCCTTCCTCTACAAATTCCTCGGCTATGTCGAATTCCCTGCCGTTGATGCCGGCACGCCGCTGACCGTGGGCGTGGTCGATGCCGACGATGTGGCCGCTGAGCTGGGCCGCATCACGGCCGGACGCACTGTCAGCAACCGCGTCATCGCCGTGCGCACGCTGAACGAGGGCGATGCGCTGGCCGGCCTGAATATCCTCTTCGTCGGCGCCGACACCGAGAAGCCGGCGCAGTGGCTGCGCGCGGCGCAGCAGCATTCGGTGCTGGGCATCAGCGAAACGGACAGCGGCCTGCAGCAGGGCGCCGTCATCAATTTCCGCGTGGTCGACGAGCGCGTGCGCTTCGAAGTCTCGCTGCCAGCGGCCGAAAAAAGCAATCTCAAACTCAGTTCGCGCCTGCTCTCGGTGGCATACCAGATCCAGAAGGGGCCATGA
- a CDS encoding 2OG-Fe(II) oxygenase translates to MNTFTHLPQEWDQWLDRNLAKGCLVQDIVKAMVESRFDPDFAARTVAERVELRALQAQVALPAQAAPRQPYQYGLPRFAHAGNVIPTFDRNVHITFRMQRPVLAVLDDLLTHEECDRIVGLARDRLQRSATLDPLSGQHQVKDHRTSMGVFLPAAGDAFLDGIERRIADVMNWPRANGEPLHVLHYDVGAEYRPHHDFFDPAKPGFGPTLARGGQRVSTLITYLNEVEGAGETIFPALHLSVVPKKGSAVYFEYFNESGQLDWDTLHGGAPVTQGEKWVVTKWMREGVFS, encoded by the coding sequence ATGAACACCTTTACTCATCTCCCGCAGGAATGGGACCAGTGGCTGGACCGCAATCTGGCCAAGGGCTGTCTGGTGCAGGACATCGTCAAGGCCATGGTGGAAAGCCGTTTCGACCCGGATTTCGCGGCCCGCACTGTGGCCGAGCGCGTCGAATTGCGCGCGCTGCAAGCCCAGGTCGCCTTGCCCGCGCAGGCCGCCCCGCGCCAGCCTTACCAGTACGGCCTGCCGCGTTTTGCCCATGCCGGAAATGTGATCCCTACCTTTGACCGCAATGTGCATATCACGTTCCGCATGCAGCGGCCGGTGCTGGCCGTGCTGGACGATCTGCTCACGCATGAGGAGTGCGATCGCATCGTCGGCCTGGCACGCGACCGCCTGCAGCGCTCGGCCACGCTGGACCCGCTGTCGGGCCAGCACCAGGTCAAGGATCACCGCACCAGCATGGGCGTGTTCCTGCCGGCGGCGGGCGACGCCTTCCTCGACGGGATCGAGCGCCGCATTGCCGACGTGATGAACTGGCCGCGCGCCAATGGCGAACCGCTGCATGTGCTGCACTACGATGTGGGCGCCGAGTACCGGCCGCACCACGATTTCTTCGACCCGGCCAAGCCGGGCTTCGGGCCGACGCTGGCGCGCGGCGGGCAGCGCGTCAGCACGCTGATTACTTATCTGAACGAGGTGGAAGGCGCGGGCGAGACCATCTTCCCGGCCCTGCACCTGTCGGTGGTGCCGAAAAAAGGCTCGGCCGTGTATTTCGAGTATTTCAATGAATCCGGCCAGCTGGACTGGGATACCCTGCACGGCGGCGCGCCGGTGACCCAGGGCGAGAAATGGGTGGTAACGAAATGGATGCGGGAAGGGGTGTTTTCCTGA
- a CDS encoding ClbS/DfsB family four-helix bundle protein — protein sequence MSIPQTRQQLLDAIDSSYQKLASDLAAISPERAQEKTMEGHAQGSQMSVADLVSYLIGWNELVLKWCERKSQGMPVDFPETGYKWNELGRLAQKFYADYSSLDYPALLQQFADVKARITALVESETDASLYGAPWYEKYPKGRMIQFNTSSPYANARARLRKWLNSR from the coding sequence ATGAGCATCCCCCAAACGCGCCAGCAATTACTCGACGCCATCGACAGCAGCTACCAGAAGCTGGCAAGCGACCTCGCCGCCATTTCCCCTGAACGCGCCCAAGAAAAAACCATGGAAGGGCATGCCCAAGGCAGCCAAATGAGCGTAGCCGACCTAGTGTCCTACCTGATAGGCTGGAATGAGCTGGTTCTAAAATGGTGCGAGCGCAAATCCCAAGGGATGCCTGTCGATTTCCCCGAAACCGGCTACAAATGGAATGAACTAGGCCGTCTGGCGCAGAAATTCTACGCCGACTATTCCAGCCTCGACTATCCCGCCTTACTCCAGCAATTCGCCGACGTAAAAGCCCGCATCACCGCCCTGGTCGAAAGCGAAACCGACGCCAGCCTCTATGGCGCGCCCTGGTACGAAAAATACCCCAAAGGCCGCATGATCCAGTTCAACACCTCCTCGCCCTATGCCAATGCCCGGGCGCGGCTGCGTAAATGGCTGAATTCCCGATAG
- the serS gene encoding serine--tRNA ligase, with amino-acid sequence MIDIQLLRKDIDTVAARLATRKFQLDVAGFNALEHERKAIQMRTEELQSKRNSLSKQIGMLKGKGEDTSAVMAEVAGLGDELKNNETALSAVQARMSEFMETIPNLPHESVPAGTDESGNVEVRKVGTPRSFDFEVKDHVDVGGPLGLDFDTAVKLTGSRFSVMKGGIARLHRALAQFMLNTHTDKHGYTECYTPYMVNADSLKGTGQLPKFEADLFSVKKGGAEGEGETFYLIPTSEVSLTNIVREEIVAAESLPLRMTAHTPCFRSEAGSYGRDTRGMIRQHQFDKVEMVQVVHPEKSYEALEEMVGHAETILKELGLPYRVMSLCTGDMGFGAAKTYDLEVWLPAQNTYREISSLSNCEAFQARRMQARFRNAQGKPELLHTLNGSGLAVGRTLVAILENYQQADGSIDIPAVLQPYMGGLTKLSA; translated from the coding sequence ATGATAGACATTCAACTTCTCCGTAAAGACATCGACACCGTCGCAGCCCGTCTGGCGACCCGCAAGTTCCAGCTCGACGTAGCCGGTTTCAACGCCCTGGAGCACGAGCGCAAAGCCATCCAGATGCGCACCGAGGAACTGCAAAGCAAGCGCAACTCGCTGTCCAAGCAGATCGGCATGTTGAAGGGCAAAGGGGAAGACACCTCGGCTGTGATGGCGGAAGTGGCTGGCCTCGGCGATGAACTGAAAAACAACGAAACCGCCCTGAGCGCCGTGCAAGCGCGCATGAGCGAGTTCATGGAAACCATTCCCAACCTGCCGCACGAATCCGTGCCGGCCGGGACTGACGAAAGCGGCAATGTGGAAGTGCGCAAGGTTGGCACGCCACGCAGCTTCGACTTTGAAGTCAAGGACCACGTCGACGTGGGCGGCCCGCTGGGTCTGGACTTCGACACCGCCGTGAAACTGACCGGCTCGCGCTTCTCCGTGATGAAGGGTGGCATCGCCCGTCTGCACCGTGCCCTGGCCCAGTTCATGCTGAACACCCACACCGACAAGCACGGCTACACCGAGTGCTACACGCCGTACATGGTCAACGCCGACTCGCTGAAAGGCACCGGCCAGCTGCCCAAGTTCGAAGCCGACCTGTTCTCGGTGAAAAAGGGCGGCGCGGAAGGCGAGGGCGAAACCTTCTACCTGATCCCGACCTCGGAAGTCTCGCTGACCAATATCGTGCGCGAAGAAATCGTGGCGGCCGAAAGCCTGCCGCTGAGAATGACCGCCCACACCCCATGTTTCCGCTCCGAAGCCGGCAGCTACGGCCGCGACACGCGCGGCATGATCCGCCAGCACCAGTTCGACAAAGTCGAAATGGTCCAGGTCGTGCATCCGGAAAAATCGTACGAAGCGCTGGAAGAGATGGTCGGCCACGCCGAAACCATCCTGAAAGAACTGGGTCTGCCCTACCGCGTCATGTCCCTGTGCACCGGCGACATGGGCTTTGGCGCCGCCAAGACCTACGACCTGGAAGTGTGGCTGCCCGCGCAGAACACCTACCGCGAGATTTCCTCGCTGTCGAACTGCGAAGCCTTCCAGGCCCGCCGCATGCAGGCCCGCTTCCGCAACGCCCAAGGCAAGCCCGAGCTGCTGCACACCCTGAACGGCTCCGGCCTGGCCGTAGGCCGCACCCTGGTCGCCATTCTGGAGAACTACCAGCAAGCCGACGGCAGCATCGACATCCCTGCCGTCCTGCAGCCGTATATGGGCGGATTGACCAAGCTGAGCGCCTAA